A genomic stretch from Patescibacteria group bacterium includes:
- the rplN gene encoding 50S ribosomal protein L14, whose amino-acid sequence MIQVQTRLKVADNSGAKEVMCIKVLGGYKKRYAGVSEIITASVKESAPHSAIKKGDVVRAVIVRTKKEIRRKDGTYLRFSDNACVIVDKDKKEPKGTRIFGPVAREVRRAGFFKIASLAPEVL is encoded by the coding sequence ATGATACAAGTGCAAACTAGATTAAAAGTAGCGGATAATTCAGGCGCTAAGGAAGTTATGTGCATAAAAGTTCTTGGTGGATATAAAAAGCGTTATGCCGGAGTCAGCGAAATTATCACGGCCTCCGTTAAGGAATCCGCCCCGCATTCAGCCATTAAAAAAGGAGACGTGGTAAGAGCCGTTATTGTAAGGACAAAAAAAGAAATAAGAAGAAAAGACGGAACTTATTTGCGTTTTAGTGATAATGCTTGCGTTATTGTTGATAAAGACAAAAAAGAGCCGAAGGGGACAAGAATATTTGGCCCGGTGGCCAGAGAAGTGAGGCGGGCCGGATTTTTCAAGATTGCTTCGCTGGCGCCGGAGGTGCTGTAA